A window from Mytilus trossulus isolate FHL-02 unplaced genomic scaffold, PNRI_Mtr1.1.1.hap1 h1tg000122l__unscaffolded, whole genome shotgun sequence encodes these proteins:
- the LOC134700103 gene encoding uncharacterized protein LOC134700103 codes for MKQEPTFIMKLEPKLKQLTIIGLIFGSLFLQWNGAKCLIEGEDLFGDKWTIKSLLASAAIELVFILVAFKTEEFRMIVDNSEAITIFFFLQVLSSGLLKYYDNVPLVDRGTDIYPPLIPIIVLICLVICKGARIQHITMVTTGLLSLGALFVSLGVNKDFTINRIDYLSFSSVFATVLKLICLKHFKDQNIKVTLRLRAIGILFAGTIVVIVPVLEFTNKSNLGTFMLVSSMSGLASLTVLYLLYNHVMCTKTVLETSGYLMMGYLLHQILESESINILPVLVGTCVLIATYIWHVQKQHDDSKAPFKDISSTSHEMFTRMEFIIFMGGVIAVLFYVLQPRVSSRDINNLSYVGLDKIVRKLLQNKAS; via the exons ATGAAACAAGAACCAACGTTTATCAT GAAGTTGGAACCGAAATTGAAACAACTTACAATAATTGGACTAATATTTGggagtttatttttacaatggaACGGAGCTAAATGTTTGATAGAAGGAGAGGATCTGTTTGGGGACAAATGGACTATAAAAAGTCTACTGGCATCAGCCGCCATTGAACTGGTATTCATTTTAGTAGCGTTCAAAACAGAGGAGTTCCGAATGATTGTTGACAATTCCGAAGCgattacaattttctttttcctcCAGGTACTATCAAGTGGTCTGTTGAAATATTACGACAATGTACCTCTTGTAGACAGAGGGACGGACATATATCCACCTCTTATACCAATCATTGTACTGATCTGTCTTGTTATTTGTAAAGGAGCTCGAATACAGCATATCACCATGGTTACCACTGGTCTGCTGTCTCTAGGCGCATTGTTTGTATCCCTTGGTGTAAATAAAGATTTCACCATAAATAGAATAGATTACTTATCGTTTTCCTCTGTTTTTGCAACTGTGTTAAAGCTGATATgccttaaacattttaaagatcAAAATATCAAGGTCACATTACGTTTGAGAGCTATTGGTATATTATTTGCCGGAACTATTGTTGTGATTGTGCCCGTTTTAGAATTTACGAACAAGTCTAACTTGGGGACGTTTATGCTAGTGTCATCTATGTCTGGTTTAGCTTCTTTGACAGTGTTATACTTATTATATAATCACGTGATGTGTACTAAAACAGTTTTAGAGACATCCGGGTATCTTATGATGGGATACCTATTgcatcaaatattagaaagtgAATCTATAAACATTCTTCCTGTTTTAGTTGGTACTTGTGTTTTGATTGCTACATATATCTGGCACGTGCAGAAGCAACACGACGATTCCAAAGCACCATTTAAAG ATATATCGTCCACGAGTCATGAAATGTTTACCCGGATGGAGTTTATAATATTTATGGGAGGTGTAATAGCCGTGTTGTTTTACGTGTTACAACCACGTGTTAGTAGTAGGGATATAAATAATCTTAGTTATGTTGGACTGGACAAGATTGTAAGAAAACTATTACAGAACAAAGCCAGTTGA